The Methanofollis sp. UBA420 genome contains a region encoding:
- the polX gene encoding DNA polymerase/3'-5' exonuclease PolX, giving the protein MAMANRQVAAVLEEIGQLLDIHGENPYKVRAYARAAELIGMLDRPVAAMDREELETIPGIGKALAEKIRAIAATGTCPERDRLLAATPQGLPALLALQGVGPKTVGRLWKNLGIEGIDDLEAAARNRRLRALKGFGQKKEQEILRAVEEARKGAERMTVAEASAIAAAILAVLPGEARVAGSLRRGRSTIGDIDIVTTAHPGPANRALRALAESVVEEGEKKTSLRMRGRQADIRYARTGEEGAMLLYLTGSKAFNIRLREIARTQGMRLNEYGLTEMATGHLSVYRTEEEVFAALGMAPVPPELREDRGEIEYALRGAIPSLVDEADIRGDLHVHSDWSDGAMSLDEIAAAGEERGYEYVLVPDHSASLGVAHGLDAARLQKQQEAIRRVNHTAACTLLSGVEVDILADGRLALPVAVLDDCDLVVASVHSAFRQDADNMTRRVIAAMEHEQVDIIGHPTARLIGRRPATAIDMARVIDAASATGTALEINASPARMDIDDIYIRQAKKKGVKLAIGTDAHSAGELGHLHYGVALARRGWCDAGDVLNTRRPADLPGRCR; this is encoded by the coding sequence CCGAACTCATCGGCATGCTCGACCGCCCTGTGGCGGCGATGGACAGGGAGGAACTGGAGACGATCCCCGGCATCGGGAAGGCCCTCGCCGAAAAGATCCGGGCGATCGCCGCGACCGGAACCTGCCCCGAGAGGGACCGCCTCCTTGCAGCGACGCCGCAAGGTCTCCCCGCCCTCCTCGCTCTCCAGGGCGTCGGCCCGAAGACGGTCGGCCGCCTCTGGAAAAACCTCGGCATCGAGGGGATCGACGACCTGGAGGCGGCGGCACGGAACCGCCGGCTCAGGGCACTGAAGGGTTTCGGGCAGAAGAAGGAGCAGGAGATCCTGCGAGCAGTCGAGGAGGCCAGGAAGGGCGCGGAAAGGATGACCGTCGCCGAGGCCAGTGCGATCGCCGCCGCGATCCTCGCCGTCCTCCCCGGCGAGGCGCGTGTTGCCGGGAGCCTGCGCCGCGGCAGGTCCACCATCGGCGACATCGACATCGTCACCACCGCACACCCCGGCCCCGCGAACCGGGCCCTGCGGGCTCTCGCGGAGAGCGTTGTTGAGGAAGGGGAGAAGAAGACCTCCCTGCGGATGCGGGGGAGGCAGGCAGACATCAGGTACGCCCGCACCGGCGAGGAGGGGGCGATGCTCCTCTACCTCACCGGTTCGAAGGCTTTCAACATCCGCCTCCGCGAGATCGCCCGGACACAGGGGATGCGGCTGAACGAGTACGGCCTGACAGAGATGGCGACAGGGCATCTGTCTGTCTACCGGACAGAAGAAGAGGTCTTTGCCGCCCTCGGCATGGCGCCTGTGCCCCCTGAACTGCGGGAGGACCGCGGTGAGATCGAGTACGCCCTCCGCGGCGCCATCCCCTCCCTCGTCGACGAAGCCGATATCAGGGGCGACCTCCATGTCCACTCTGACTGGAGCGACGGAGCCATGAGCCTCGACGAGATCGCCGCCGCGGGAGAGGAGAGAGGATACGAGTATGTCCTGGTCCCCGACCACTCGGCAAGCCTCGGGGTCGCGCACGGCCTTGATGCCGCACGCCTGCAGAAACAGCAGGAAGCGATCAGGAGGGTGAATCACACCGCCGCCTGCACCCTCCTCTCAGGCGTTGAGGTGGACATCCTCGCCGACGGGAGGCTTGCCCTGCCGGTGGCCGTCCTCGACGACTGCGACCTTGTCGTCGCCTCGGTCCACTCGGCCTTCAGGCAGGACGCCGATAACATGACCCGCCGGGTGATCGCGGCGATGGAACACGAGCAGGTGGACATCATCGGTCACCCGACCGCGCGACTCATCGGGAGGCGGCCGGCCACGGCGATCGATATGGCACGCGTGATCGATGCGGCGTCGGCGACAGGAACAGCCCTTGAGATCAATGCCTCGCCGGCGCGCATGGATATCGATGATATTTATATCAGGCAGGCAAAAAAGAAAGGCGTGAAACTGGCAATCGGGACTGACGCGCATTCTGCCGGCGAACTCGGCCACCTGCACTACGGCGTCGCCCTCGCCCGGCGGGGCTGGTGCGATGCCGGAGACGTCCTCAATACCCGGCGGCCTGCCGATCTACCGGGGCGGTGCCGGTGA
- a CDS encoding undecaprenyl diphosphate synthase family protein has product MIRWLYEQILRRDLEKLPGQICFMITGEDMVEAPEKVFEVSEWCREIGLGGATFHISTQDSSEIVPYLPAIRKIATIACLRLHVGDQIETSGEGMCVTVAAGKSGREEIAECIRKIAEEGITPEAIDEETIERHLTYHCAPDLVIKTGGSHLTDFLIWQSVYSEFFFSDVNWKWFRKIDFLRALRDFQARARRYGA; this is encoded by the coding sequence GTGATCAGGTGGCTGTACGAGCAGATCCTTCGCCGCGACCTGGAAAAACTCCCCGGCCAGATCTGTTTCATGATCACCGGCGAGGACATGGTCGAGGCCCCGGAGAAGGTCTTCGAGGTGAGCGAGTGGTGCCGTGAGATCGGGCTTGGCGGCGCCACCTTCCATATCTCGACACAAGACTCCTCCGAGATTGTGCCCTATCTCCCGGCCATAAGAAAGATCGCGACGATCGCCTGCCTACGCCTCCATGTGGGCGACCAGATCGAGACGAGCGGAGAGGGAATGTGCGTGACCGTCGCGGCGGGCAAGAGCGGGCGCGAGGAGATCGCCGAATGCATCAGGAAGATCGCAGAAGAGGGAATCACCCCGGAGGCGATCGACGAGGAAACGATCGAGCGCCACCTCACCTATCACTGCGCCCCCGACCTCGTGATCAAGACCGGAGGCAGTCACCTTACCGACTTTCTCATCTGGCAGTCGGTCTACTCGGAATTTTTCTTCTCAGACGTGAACTGGAAATGGTTCAGGAAAATCGATTTTCTCAGGGCCCTGAGAGACTTCCAGGCACGGGCCAGGCGCTACGGCGCCTGA
- the uppS gene encoding polyprenyl diphosphate synthase: MSLRERVEPLYERYLQWQCVQIPGHIAIIQDGNRRYARLLGLDTIEGHRAGAGVTERVLEWAREIGVRTITLYSFSTENFNRDRAEVEYLFSLFKEKFAALKTDERVHKNQIRVQMIGDRSMLPPDLLQTIEAAEEATRNYSRYYLNIALAYGGRNEIVHAARKIAAGVQDGSIAPDEITPQTVESNLYDGIHLPPVDLILRTGNERRTSNFLPWMANGNECAVYFCAPYWPVFRKIDLLRAIRVYDQRMRGSR; the protein is encoded by the coding sequence CTGAGCCTGAGGGAGAGGGTCGAACCCCTGTACGAGCGCTATCTCCAGTGGCAGTGCGTCCAGATCCCCGGCCATATTGCCATCATCCAGGACGGCAACCGGAGGTACGCAAGGCTTCTCGGCCTGGACACCATCGAAGGCCACCGCGCGGGCGCCGGGGTGACCGAGAGGGTGCTCGAATGGGCGCGGGAGATCGGTGTCCGGACGATCACCCTGTACTCCTTCTCGACCGAGAACTTCAACCGCGACCGTGCCGAGGTGGAGTATCTCTTCTCACTCTTCAAGGAGAAGTTCGCCGCCCTGAAAACCGACGAGCGCGTCCACAAAAACCAGATCCGGGTCCAGATGATCGGCGACCGCTCGATGCTCCCGCCCGACCTCCTCCAGACTATCGAGGCCGCGGAAGAGGCGACGAGGAACTACAGTCGGTACTACCTGAATATCGCCCTCGCCTATGGCGGCAGGAACGAGATCGTCCATGCCGCGCGGAAGATCGCCGCCGGCGTGCAGGACGGGAGCATCGCCCCTGACGAGATCACCCCGCAGACCGTGGAGAGCAACCTCTATGACGGCATCCATCTCCCTCCCGTCGACCTCATCCTCAGGACAGGGAATGAACGCCGGACTTCGAATTTCCTCCCCTGGATGGCAAACGGCAACGAGTGTGCGGTCTATTTTTGCGCGCCCTACTGGCCGGTCTTCAGAAAGATCGACCTTTTACGTGCGATCAGGGTGTACGACCAGAGGATGCGGGGTTCCCGGTAG
- a CDS encoding radical SAM protein, with protein MIEPDDRMPRLADGCVLCYEGAKMVLFVTGRCGRNCWYCPLSDTRRNLDVVYANDRLVGSLDDIIEEAEMMSALGTGVTGGEPFLVLDDVVRYCRLLKEHFGPDHHIHLYTGIAPKKAQLEPLRGLVDEVRLHPPQEAWAGILKSPYAASVRIARDLGFSIGIEVPSLPGLEALAAILPELDFLNINELEWSETNADAMRERNLDLEDGLHNAVGGAVAWAAPLLGDEKVHVCSSAFKDSVQLRERLKRIAENTARPFDEITDDGTIVYGVLEIEGGEVPQALKEDIYDLEVSGTHVEMAWWVLAELRERLPGKKEIVERYPNGGIVLEVTPL; from the coding sequence ATGATCGAACCTGACGACCGGATGCCACGTCTTGCCGACGGCTGCGTCCTCTGCTATGAAGGGGCCAAGATGGTCCTTTTCGTGACCGGGCGGTGCGGCAGGAACTGCTGGTACTGCCCCCTCTCAGACACGCGCCGGAATCTGGATGTCGTCTATGCAAACGACCGGTTGGTCGGGAGCCTCGACGACATCATCGAGGAGGCTGAGATGATGAGCGCGCTCGGCACCGGCGTCACCGGCGGCGAACCCTTCCTGGTCCTCGACGACGTCGTCAGGTACTGTCGTCTCCTCAAGGAGCACTTCGGGCCCGACCACCATATCCACCTCTATACGGGTATCGCCCCAAAAAAAGCGCAGCTCGAACCCCTGCGCGGGCTTGTGGACGAGGTCCGCCTCCACCCGCCGCAGGAGGCCTGGGCCGGGATCCTGAAAAGCCCGTACGCCGCCTCGGTGCGGATTGCCCGTGACCTCGGCTTTTCCATCGGGATCGAGGTCCCGTCCCTTCCCGGCCTCGAAGCCCTCGCCGCGATCCTGCCTGAACTCGACTTTCTCAATATCAATGAACTGGAGTGGAGCGAGACGAACGCCGATGCCATGCGCGAGCGGAACCTCGATCTGGAGGACGGCCTCCACAATGCCGTCGGCGGTGCGGTGGCATGGGCCGCCCCTCTCCTCGGCGATGAGAAGGTCCACGTCTGCTCGTCGGCATTCAAGGACTCGGTCCAGTTGCGGGAAAGGCTGAAGAGGATCGCGGAGAACACGGCCAGGCCCTTCGACGAGATCACCGACGACGGCACGATCGTCTACGGCGTCCTGGAAATCGAGGGCGGGGAGGTCCCGCAGGCCCTCAAGGAAGATATTTATGATCTCGAAGTCTCCGGTACCCATGTGGAAATGGCCTGGTGGGTGCTTGCCGAACTCAGGGAACGCCTCCCCGGCAAGAAGGAGATCGTGGAGCGCTACCCGAATGGTGGTATCGTCCTGGAGGTGACGCCACTCTGA
- a CDS encoding type IV pilin N-terminal domain-containing protein codes for MRDGQTEDGVSEVIGSVLLISLAVLAVAVVAATLFSLPHAAEVPYASIVAGNSSNGSFVLFHEGGDPLSRDKYRIYVDTGTGLEDRTAAFTPAGSDEVWSIGETIAYTGPITPEMAVILVIDSGGGEIVIAEPSYRREVVDAGGPVDAGGSGVVPTATLTTIPTAIPTTIPTTIPTTPHPAEGHDITLITEHPKEGVIMGGGSFAFRVTGLWSSIQIGETYLTLSPGDRVKITLLNDQKGRIFIGASSISSFEFPDVRVTVNDEVLGEGAIDSIMVSQYDSPISTLVLSVDSKNKWTYFVVDDEIVIDGWKDRREIVLTHLIPDSFGAMNLDLIGISHTDKSVFYDGGAEDYTCS; via the coding sequence ATGAGAGACGGGCAGACTGAAGACGGCGTATCTGAGGTGATCGGGAGCGTTCTTCTGATCTCTCTCGCGGTGCTCGCCGTGGCGGTCGTCGCGGCGACACTCTTCTCCCTCCCCCATGCCGCAGAGGTGCCATACGCGAGCATCGTCGCGGGAAACTCCAGCAACGGTTCATTTGTCCTCTTCCACGAAGGCGGCGACCCCCTGAGCAGGGATAAGTACCGGATCTATGTCGATACCGGCACCGGGCTTGAGGACCGGACAGCCGCGTTCACCCCCGCCGGGAGCGACGAAGTCTGGTCGATCGGCGAAACCATTGCGTATACCGGCCCCATTACTCCAGAGATGGCCGTCATTTTGGTCATTGACTCCGGGGGCGGCGAGATCGTCATTGCAGAACCCTCCTATCGGAGAGAGGTCGTGGATGCAGGGGGACCGGTGGATGCAGGGGGGTCGGGCGTGGTACCAACCGCGACACTGACGACGATACCGACAGCAATCCCAACAACCATACCGACCACAATACCGACGACGCCGCACCCCGCAGAAGGCCACGACATCACCCTGATCACAGAGCACCCGAAGGAGGGGGTGATCATGGGCGGCGGTTCCTTTGCGTTCAGAGTCACCGGCCTGTGGTCCTCCATCCAGATCGGCGAAACATATCTAACACTCTCCCCTGGCGACCGCGTCAAAATCACGCTCCTGAACGATCAGAAAGGTCGCATCTTTATCGGTGCGTCATCGATCAGTTCCTTTGAGTTCCCCGACGTCAGGGTCACGGTCAACGACGAGGTGCTCGGAGAGGGTGCGATCGACTCCATCATGGTCAGCCAGTACGACAGCCCGATCTCCACCCTTGTCCTCTCGGTCGATTCGAAGAACAAATGGACATACTTCGTAGTCGACGACGAGATCGTCATCGACGGCTGGAAGGACAGGAGAGAGATCGTCCTCACGCACCTCATACCCGACTCATTTGGTGCGATGAACCTCGACCTCATCGGCATCAGCCATACCGACAAATCCGTGTTTTATGATGGCGGGGCGGAGGACTACACCTGCTCTTAG
- a CDS encoding PKD domain-containing protein: MHKDTAASELIAVMALIAIFVTTAAIVGVMLLSNPPGDDAPAMLAHVEEEEGNVYLYHDGGDPLDKDHFAIQVDGVDRTGDFSLIDASGTEYGPGGWTSWEAGQALVLSGVSSAAEIRIVADGVDQRGGSWLLFENGTAPSGTPTITTTPTATMTVPTTGPTPVPIGAGFTANMTLGTAPLTIGFTDLSTGSPTAWSWNFGDGATSNEQHPTHTYTEAGTYTVSLTSSKTGSSDTETKTAYITVGTSFIDYVIDKNVFVYGNALSFGGNTVTGTGATVVVTGGLDTGDLNGGSSIAVSDIYIDGDVALDGGSAGLGSAIKPGNISINGDLTLKSGSRDIYGDVYVAGDFFLKDARIHDNVYVDGDLTLDWTPVIDDDARIYYTGTFTHPASMNADILSKCIHQTTVSEVRMPDQKMSSAKSADWYAARGYVSGGALTSTMKVYAERYSSTFWSKTATDVVIVAYDGDITITGKGGSGVTGIFFAPRGEVTFEGAFIEGVVIARDGFFVTSGGTAVTFKNIEEYISNPDDYPF, from the coding sequence ATGCACAAAGACACCGCCGCCAGCGAACTCATCGCCGTCATGGCCCTCATCGCCATCTTCGTGACAACAGCGGCGATCGTCGGGGTCATGCTCCTCTCGAACCCGCCCGGCGACGACGCACCCGCGATGCTCGCCCATGTCGAGGAGGAAGAGGGGAACGTCTACCTTTACCACGACGGCGGCGACCCCCTCGATAAAGACCATTTTGCGATCCAGGTCGATGGCGTGGACAGGACCGGAGACTTCAGCCTCATCGATGCGTCGGGAACAGAGTACGGTCCTGGCGGATGGACGTCCTGGGAGGCCGGGCAGGCCCTCGTCCTTTCAGGCGTGTCTTCGGCGGCAGAGATCAGGATCGTCGCCGACGGCGTCGACCAGAGAGGAGGCTCCTGGCTCCTCTTCGAAAACGGCACGGCGCCGAGCGGAACGCCCACCATCACGACGACACCGACCGCTACGATGACAGTGCCGACGACCGGACCGACCCCGGTGCCCATAGGCGCCGGCTTCACCGCCAATATGACGCTGGGAACGGCACCCCTGACCATCGGCTTCACCGACCTCTCCACAGGGTCGCCGACCGCATGGTCCTGGAACTTCGGTGACGGGGCAACGTCGAACGAGCAGCACCCGACCCACACCTACACGGAGGCAGGCACCTACACCGTCTCTCTCACTTCATCGAAGACCGGGAGTTCTGACACCGAGACAAAGACTGCATACATCACTGTCGGCACCTCCTTCATCGATTACGTCATCGACAAAAATGTCTTCGTCTACGGCAACGCCCTCAGCTTCGGCGGAAACACCGTCACCGGCACGGGAGCAACAGTCGTTGTCACGGGAGGGCTGGATACCGGGGATCTCAACGGCGGATCTTCCATCGCCGTCTCCGACATCTACATCGACGGCGACGTGGCCCTGGACGGAGGGAGTGCCGGCCTCGGATCGGCAATAAAACCGGGAAATATCTCCATCAACGGAGACCTGACATTGAAAAGCGGCAGCAGAGACATCTACGGCGACGTGTACGTTGCCGGAGATTTCTTCCTCAAGGACGCCAGGATCCACGACAACGTGTACGTCGACGGGGACCTGACACTCGACTGGACGCCGGTGATCGATGACGACGCCCGTATTTACTATACCGGCACGTTCACGCATCCGGCGTCTATGAATGCAGACATACTATCGAAATGCATCCACCAGACAACCGTATCTGAAGTCAGGATGCCTGACCAGAAGATGTCGTCCGCAAAATCCGCCGACTGGTACGCGGCAAGAGGGTACGTCTCAGGCGGAGCCCTGACGAGCACCATGAAGGTCTATGCCGAGAGGTACTCGTCCACGTTCTGGAGCAAAACAGCGACTGACGTCGTCATCGTTGCATACGACGGCGACATCACCATAACAGGAAAGGGAGGAAGCGGCGTTACCGGCATCTTCTTCGCACCCAGGGGGGAGGTAACCTTCGAGGGTGCATTCATAGAGGGGGTCGTCATCGCTCGCGACGGCTTCTTCGTCACGAGCGGCGGAACGGCAGTCACCTTCAAGAATATCGAGGAATACATCAGCAATCCGGACGATTATCCATTCTAA